From Triticum aestivum cultivar Chinese Spring chromosome 4A, IWGSC CS RefSeq v2.1, whole genome shotgun sequence, a single genomic window includes:
- the LOC123087330 gene encoding FCS-Like Zinc finger 8 isoform X1, with the protein MVGHGLPLPAPQVLRPSEAMLRNRSRRAVGAGGGGGGLMPQPEPLAGATAQSSSSPRPYMALPQAGFLDGAEQGPSSSMSPTSILETKQFCCSALPPFLSERSLRKAQMETAALGPEPAGAGGLADVLREHGNAKAGGRKVVFGSQLRIQVPSGRAAELVSSPIEFGVKNRDAVLSPARRFLPEVVSSPTARVFAAGVAPGEMAMSEDYTCVISRGPNPRTRHIFDDCIVESCGDVLVDNGPGTAAVPASGFLSSCHACRRQLAGHANDTFIHRGGKAFCSDECRYREMLFDEAVDNLR; encoded by the exons ATGGTTGGTCATGGCCTGCCTCTGCCTGCTCCACAGGTGCTCCGTCCGTCCGAGGCGATGCTGCGGAACAGATCGAGGAGAGCGGTTGGCGCCGGAGGCGGGGGCGGAGGTCTCATGCCTCAACCTGAGCCCCTCGCCGGCGCCACTGCTCAGTCTTCTTCTTCCCCGAGGCCgtacatggcgctgccgcaggccgGGTTCTTGGACGGCGCGGAGCAGGGGCCCTCCTCCTCCATGAGCCCCACCTCCATTCTCGAGACCAAGCAGTTCTGCTGCTCCGCGCTGCCGCCCTTCCTCTCGGAGAGAAGCCTCAGGAAGGCGCAGATGGAGACGGCCGCTCTGGGTCCGGAGccggccggcgccggcggcctcgCCGACGTGCTCCGGGAGCACGGCAACGCCAAGGCCGGCGGCCGCAAGGTGGTGTTCGGGTCGCAGCTCAGGATCCAGGTCCCGTCCGGCAGGGCCGCGGAGCTGGTGTCCTCCCCGATAGAGTTCGGCGTCAAGAACCGGGACGCCGTCCTGTCCCCGGCCAGGAGGTTCCTGCCGGAGGTCGTCAGCTCGCCCACCGCCCGGGTGTTCGCCGCCGGCGTCGCCCCGGGGGAAATGGCCATGTCGGAGGACTACACGTGCGTCATCTCCCGCGGCCCCAACCCGAGGACCCGGCACATCTTCGACGACTGCATAGTCGAGAGCTGCGGGGATGTGCTCGTGGACAACGGACCGGGCACCGCCGCCGTGCCGGCGAGCGGTTTCTTGAGCTCTTGCCATGCATGCCGCAGGCAACTTGCAGGGCATGCCAATGATACCTTCATCCATCG GGGTGGCAAAGCATTCTGCAGCGACGAGTGCCGGTACCGGGAAATGCTTTTCGACGAAGCGGTGGACAACCTGCGCTAG
- the LOC123087330 gene encoding FCS-Like Zinc finger 8 isoform X2, translated as MLRNRSRRAVGAGGGGGGLMPQPEPLAGATAQSSSSPRPYMALPQAGFLDGAEQGPSSSMSPTSILETKQFCCSALPPFLSERSLRKAQMETAALGPEPAGAGGLADVLREHGNAKAGGRKVVFGSQLRIQVPSGRAAELVSSPIEFGVKNRDAVLSPARRFLPEVVSSPTARVFAAGVAPGEMAMSEDYTCVISRGPNPRTRHIFDDCIVESCGDVLVDNGPGTAAVPASGFLSSCHACRRQLAGHANDTFIHRGGKAFCSDECRYREMLFDEAVDNLR; from the exons ATGCTGCGGAACAGATCGAGGAGAGCGGTTGGCGCCGGAGGCGGGGGCGGAGGTCTCATGCCTCAACCTGAGCCCCTCGCCGGCGCCACTGCTCAGTCTTCTTCTTCCCCGAGGCCgtacatggcgctgccgcaggccgGGTTCTTGGACGGCGCGGAGCAGGGGCCCTCCTCCTCCATGAGCCCCACCTCCATTCTCGAGACCAAGCAGTTCTGCTGCTCCGCGCTGCCGCCCTTCCTCTCGGAGAGAAGCCTCAGGAAGGCGCAGATGGAGACGGCCGCTCTGGGTCCGGAGccggccggcgccggcggcctcgCCGACGTGCTCCGGGAGCACGGCAACGCCAAGGCCGGCGGCCGCAAGGTGGTGTTCGGGTCGCAGCTCAGGATCCAGGTCCCGTCCGGCAGGGCCGCGGAGCTGGTGTCCTCCCCGATAGAGTTCGGCGTCAAGAACCGGGACGCCGTCCTGTCCCCGGCCAGGAGGTTCCTGCCGGAGGTCGTCAGCTCGCCCACCGCCCGGGTGTTCGCCGCCGGCGTCGCCCCGGGGGAAATGGCCATGTCGGAGGACTACACGTGCGTCATCTCCCGCGGCCCCAACCCGAGGACCCGGCACATCTTCGACGACTGCATAGTCGAGAGCTGCGGGGATGTGCTCGTGGACAACGGACCGGGCACCGCCGCCGTGCCGGCGAGCGGTTTCTTGAGCTCTTGCCATGCATGCCGCAGGCAACTTGCAGGGCATGCCAATGATACCTTCATCCATCG GGGTGGCAAAGCATTCTGCAGCGACGAGTGCCGGTACCGGGAAATGCTTTTCGACGAAGCGGTGGACAACCTGCGCTAG
- the LOC123082460 gene encoding uncharacterized N-acetyltransferase p20 isoform X1, with protein MDPDGDARHQQRRRRPEEEGPAVSLRPLGLADVDDFMAWASDERVMRHLKRPLCATREQAVAQIRDTVLGHPWFRAVCVAGRPVGQVSVWPYPDDGGHRANLGYALAHRHWGRGIASAAIRMVVGRVFEELPGLGRLEAVTDVGNARSQRALEKAGFQREGVLRSYIVRPGAGDGEARDAAVYSFLSSDPRPPLA; from the exons ATGGACCCTGACGGCGACGCGCGGcatcagcagcggcggcggcgaccggaggaggagggcccggcggtgtcgctcCGGCCGCTGGGCCTGGCGGACGTGGACGACTTCATGGCGTGGGCGTCGGACGAGCGCGTGATGCGCCACCTGAAGCGCCCCCTGTGCGCGACGAGGGAGCAGGCCGTGGCGCAGATCAGGGACACCGTGCTCGGCCACCCGTGGTTCCGCGCCGTCTGCGTGGCGGGGCGCCCCGTGGGGCAGGTGTCCGTGTGGCCCTACCCGGACGACGGCGGCCACCGGGCCAACCTCGGCTACGCGCTGGCGCACCGCCACTGGGGCCGCGGCATCGCCTCCGCCGCCATCAGGATG GTGGTGGGGAGGGTGTTCGAGGAGCTGCCGGGGCTGGGGAGGCTGGAGGCGGTGACGGACGTCGGGAACGCGAGGTCGCAGAGGGCGCTGGAGAAGGCCGGGTTCCAGAGGGAAGGGGTGCTGCGCAGCTACATCGTCCGCCccggcgccggcgacggcgaggccagggacgCGGCGGTGTACAGCTTCTTGTCCTCCGACCCTCGTCCTCCGCTCGCGTGA
- the LOC123082460 gene encoding uncharacterized N-acetyltransferase p20 isoform X2, protein MDPDGDARHQQRRRRPEEEGPAVSLRPLGLADVDDFMAWASDERVMRHLKRPLCATREQAVAQIRDTVLGHPWFRAVCVAGRPVGQVSVWPYPDDGGHRANLGYALAHRHWGRGIASAAIRMVTPLAGNPGGAPVVGRVFEELPGLGRLEAVTDVGNARSQRALEKAGFQREGVLRSYIVRPGAGDGEARDAAVYSFLSSDPRPPLA, encoded by the exons ATGGACCCTGACGGCGACGCGCGGcatcagcagcggcggcggcgaccggaggaggagggcccggcggtgtcgctcCGGCCGCTGGGCCTGGCGGACGTGGACGACTTCATGGCGTGGGCGTCGGACGAGCGCGTGATGCGCCACCTGAAGCGCCCCCTGTGCGCGACGAGGGAGCAGGCCGTGGCGCAGATCAGGGACACCGTGCTCGGCCACCCGTGGTTCCGCGCCGTCTGCGTGGCGGGGCGCCCCGTGGGGCAGGTGTCCGTGTGGCCCTACCCGGACGACGGCGGCCACCGGGCCAACCTCGGCTACGCGCTGGCGCACCGCCACTGGGGCCGCGGCATCGCCTCCGCCGCCATCAGGATGGTAACTCCGTTAGCTGGTAACCCGGGCGGAGCTCCG GTGGTGGGGAGGGTGTTCGAGGAGCTGCCGGGGCTGGGGAGGCTGGAGGCGGTGACGGACGTCGGGAACGCGAGGTCGCAGAGGGCGCTGGAGAAGGCCGGGTTCCAGAGGGAAGGGGTGCTGCGCAGCTACATCGTCCGCCccggcgccggcgacggcgaggccagggacgCGGCGGTGTACAGCTTCTTGTCCTCCGACCCTCGTCCTCCGCTCGCGTGA
- the LOC123082459 gene encoding uncharacterized N-acetyltransferase YoaA-like: protein MDQQRREPAPETEVTLREFTEADAEALFAWASDPRVVLFQRREAYARVDEARRYILDHVLPHPWYRAICVGTVVVGSISVKPAGEEGSSSSRASLGYRVAHGFWGRGIATRAVRMAASAAFAEWPWLARLEAVADVENPASQRVLEKAGFVREGVLRRYLVLKGRPRDMVMFSLSSSRTATRGPCQNLQVKEPFELNNEQVSKSKTIKR, encoded by the coding sequence ATGGACCAACAGCGACGGGAGCCGGCGCCGGAGACGGAGGTCACCCTGCGCGAGTTCACCGAGGCCGATGCGGAGGCGCTCTTCGCGTGGGCGTCGGACCCGCGCGTGGTGCTCTTCCAGCGCCGCGAGGCCTACGCGCGCGTCGACGAGGCCCGCCGCTACATCCTCGACCACGTCCTCCCGCATCCGTGGTACCGCGCCATCTGCGTCGGCACCGTGGTGGTGGGCTCCATCTCGGTCAAGCCCGCGGGGGAGGAGGGCTCGTCGTCGTCGAGGGCGTCCCTGGGCTACCGCGTCGCGCACGGCTTCTGGGGCCGCGGCATCGCGACGCGCGCGGTGCGGATGGCCGCGTCGGCGGCGTTCGCGGAGTGGCCGTGGCTGGCGCGGCTGGAGGCGGTGGCCGACGTGGAGAACCCGGCGTCGCAGCGCGTGCTGGAGAAGGCCGGGTTCGTGAGGGAGGGCGTGCTCCGGCGCTACCTCGTGCTCAAGGGCCGGCCCAGGGACATGGTCATGTTCAGCCTCTcgtcgtctcggaccgcgacgagAGGGCCATGCCAAAATTTACAAGTGAAAGAACCATTTGAATTGAATAATGAGCAGGTATCGAAAAGCAAGACGATAAAACGTTGA